The genomic stretch TAGGTCGGCTTGCGGATGCGCGCTTCGGTGAGTGCGCTGAACGTGCCCGTCGGCACGCCGAGGCGGAACGGCTTCAGCGGCGCGAACAACGCCGCCGTCAGGATGCTCAGCGGATGCGCCGTCGCCAGCGCGCAACCCAGTGCGGCGAAGCCGGCGGTGCAGATCACCCACTGCAGCAGGAGGTCGGCGCCCATCGCGAAACCGCCGCGCCAGATACCCACGCCGATCGCGGCGACGATGAAAGCGACGATGGCGATGCCCAGCCACGGCGTCTTGCTCTTCTTGCGGACGGTTTCGAGCTCGGTGCGGATCGTTTCCGGATCGCGCGTTTCCTCGCGCAGATGGCGCGCAAGGCCCTGCAGATGCCCGGCGCCGACCACCGCGAGCACTTCGCGCGCATCGCCATGCGTTTCGCGCAGGCGCGCGGCCATGTAGCGATCGCGTTCGGCGATCACGGCTTCGTAGAGTTCCGGGCTGTCGCTGGCGAACTCGCTGAAGCTCGACTCGAGCATGTCGCCCTGCTTGAGCTTCTCGATGTCCGCCTCGCCGACTTCCTCATCGACGAACAGCGCCGTCATGAGTCCCGCGCCCAGCTTCATCCGGCCCCAGAAACCCAGGCCCGCGCTGGCGCGCTTGAAGGTGAGGCCGACGTCGCGATCGATCAGGTGCACGGGCAGGTCGCGCTGGCGCGCTTCCAGCACCGCGCGCTTGAGTTCGGCGCCGGGCTCGATGCCGAGCTGCTCGGCGAGGCGGCGCTGGTAGGCGGCCAGCGCGAGGTTCGCCGCGAACAACGCGGTCTTGCCGTTGCGGATGACTTCCACCAGGTCCATGCGCGCCATCGCGTCGGGATCGGTGAGGGCGGTCAGGCGTTGCGGGTCCAGTTCCACCGCCACCGCGTCGAATGCGCCGCTGCCGACGGCGTCGCGTACCGCCTCGACGCTCGCCTGCGATACATGCGCGGTGCCGAGCAGCGTGTAGCGCACGCCGTCGCGTTCGACGATCGCGTGGGGCTGGCGTTCCAGCAGCGCGTGCAGCGACTCAGACATCCAGGCGCCCTTCGACGGAGACGACACGTGCAGCGTAAATCGGCATGGTTTGGGCGGTCCTGCAGCAAGACGGCGCCCGCAGGCGCCGTCGTGGGAAATCGGTTGCAGGAAGCTTAGGGCCTGACCGGGAACGGGGCAATGAAGGGCGGTCTCAGGCAACGCCGAAAGGCAGGTTGGGGGAGGACACCGCGCGCTCGCCCACGGTTTCGCCGCGCAGGAAACGCATCACGGCGCCGATCACCGCTTCGTCGTCGAGCACGCGACGGTGGCCGAGCCCGCGCGTCGTCAGCAGGCGCGAATCGGGCCAATAGCGCGCATACCGCTCGCCTTCCGACCACGGCACGTCGCGGTCTTCCAGATCGTGGACGATCAACGCCGGGCGACCGATCACCGGCGCGGTGCGGTGCGCCTGCTGTTCGTCGAAGCTCAGGCCGATGCGGCTTTCGAAATACTCGAACATCCGCCGGCAGACATTGGCGCCGATCCAGAGCAGGTCGGCGAAGCGCTCGGCGGCGGCCACCGGATCGGCGGCCGGCGCGATCAGCACCGCGCGCTCGGCTTTCATGCCGCGCGCGAGGGCGTTCGCCGTCGCGGCGCCGCCCAGCGAATGGCCGATCACCACCGCAGCCGGCCCGAAGTGTTCGGCCACCGCCATCAGGTGGCGGGTGAAGCAGGGGAGCGTCGCGCGCTCGCCCGGGCTGCGCCCGTGGGCTGGCTGATCGAACGCGACGACGGCGTACCCCGCGGCGCGAAGCCGCGGCAACCACGCCGCGACGCGCGTGCCGTGGCTC from Lysobacter auxotrophicus encodes the following:
- a CDS encoding TraB/GumN family protein; this encodes MSESLHALLERQPHAIVERDGVRYTLLGTAHVSQASVEAVRDAVGSGAFDAVAVELDPQRLTALTDPDAMARMDLVEVIRNGKTALFAANLALAAYQRRLAEQLGIEPGAELKRAVLEARQRDLPVHLIDRDVGLTFKRASAGLGFWGRMKLGAGLMTALFVDEEVGEADIEKLKQGDMLESSFSEFASDSPELYEAVIAERDRYMAARLRETHGDAREVLAVVGAGHLQGLARHLREETRDPETIRTELETVRKKSKTPWLGIAIVAFIVAAIGVGIWRGGFAMGADLLLQWVICTAGFAALGCALATAHPLSILTAALFAPLKPFRLGVPTGTFSALTEARIRKPTYADFMSLRDDVQSVRGWYRNRVARVLLTFLLTNLGSMIGAWTGLFRIGGRLLH
- a CDS encoding alpha/beta hydrolase, whose protein sequence is MYPLIARISTTVRKLFGLYGLRLWFAIGGLVAPRRAVARAARIFCTPMASSRSRALAAPTFEAREESVIVDDHPVTAYVWGDPQRQPYVLFAHGWSSHGTRVAAWLPRLRAAGYAVVAFDQPAHGRSPGERATLPCFTRHLMAVAEHFGPAAVVIGHSLGGAATANALARGMKAERAVLIAPAADPVAAAERFADLLWIGANVCRRMFEYFESRIGLSFDEQQAHRTAPVIGRPALIVHDLEDRDVPWSEGERYARYWPDSRLLTTRGLGHRRVLDDEAVIGAVMRFLRGETVGERAVSSPNLPFGVA